A DNA window from Ovis aries strain OAR_USU_Benz2616 breed Rambouillet chromosome 7, ARS-UI_Ramb_v3.0, whole genome shotgun sequence contains the following coding sequences:
- the LOC121820086 gene encoding collagen alpha-1(I) chain-like yields the protein MVVRGLVAVRRCQCFRSSPGCRLLAVGGSVPSLGAVPSDSEDVAVALMLYKHSLGCQRQNPILFKLQTGRYCQIRRLSCPGSHTEEAVEPEPGIQTFRNVSGKLTEDRLRRGRFSRGASAHECTGGVPNTRGWGAEPGPEGRAGRGGAAARPGECRVPSRPQGGTLAPRPARSGGPLGARPTLAGNVSPGDAAPGGERGAAAAAATVRASAARERTCGAAGGDGGGGAGPGAAGGSREAGRRRGRGSRSRARRSTKSGAAPLRRSCGQRLHVGKRRRSSSLAGIGAPRAEPAGAGP from the exons ATGGTGGTCCGCGGACTGGTGGCGGTGAGGCGCTGTCAGTGCTTTCGCTCCTCTCCCGGCTGCAGGTTGCTGGCGGTGGGAGGCTCTGTGCCCTCGCTGGGCGCAGTTCCCTCAGACTCTGAGGATGTTGCTGTGGCGCTG ATGCTTTATAAACACTCTCTTGGGTGTCAGAGGCAAAACCCTATCCTCTTCAAGCTGCAGACAGGGAGATATTGCCAAATCCGACGTCTTTCTTGTCCCGGGTCACATACTGAGGAAGCGGTAGAACCAGAACCAG GAATTCAGACTTTCAGAAATGTCTCGGGAAAACTCACAGAAGACAGGTTGCGCAG GGGGCGGTTTAGCCGAGGCGCGTCCGCCCACGAATGCACCGGGGGCGTCCCTAACACCCGCGGGTGGGGAGCAGAGCCCGGCCCGGAGGGACGCGCCGGGCGAGGGGGCGCGGCGGCCCGGCCGGGAGAGTGTCGTGTCCCGAGCAGGCCTCAGGGCGGCACTCTGGCCCCGCGGCCGGCGCGCTCGGGCGGGCCTCTGGGCGCCCGACCCACGCTGGCCGGGAACGTGTCTCCCGGTGACGCAGCCCCGGGTGGGGAACGtggtgcggcggcggcggcggcgacggtACGCGCCTCGGCCGCCCGCGAGAGGACGTGCGGTGCTGCGGGAGGCGACGGCGGTGGCGGCGCGGGACCTGGAGCGGCCGGCGGGAGCCGGGAAGCAGGACGCAGGCGCGGGCGAGGAAGTAGGTCCCGGGCGCGGCGCTCAACAAAGAGCGGGGCCGCCCCCCTGAG GCGGAGTTGCGGGCAGAGGCTCCATGTTGGGAAGCGGCGCCGCTCGTCCTCGTTAGCGGGAATCGGGGCGCCGCGGGCAGAGCCGGCGGGGGCCGGGCCCTGA